From the Carya illinoinensis cultivar Pawnee chromosome 4, C.illinoinensisPawnee_v1, whole genome shotgun sequence genome, one window contains:
- the LOC122306401 gene encoding uncharacterized protein LOC122306401 has translation MDDKIIWGLSEKGIFTVKSAYHADLGIKNQNMGETSSGDQSKGLWGRLWRLTSLGKVKLFLWKALNGILPTRSILFKRRVIDNSTCPMCSREEETDIHVLWDCPAAVDVWGEDCSPVRKWGRNFGDFTTLWSELQSKLEEGKLHIVAEVLYGLWRRRNAMVFEGKFKGPCVLIQQAVRDAEAVTLAHEKPRENRTRPVETVRTVWKPPSQDYLKVNVDAAVDSKRGKVGIGIVVRDFRGEVHVIVAAPRQLTRNASVAESLAMLRAILLCSELGLTRVQLEGDAKVVVEAINFRSFNTSWDG, from the coding sequence ATGGATGACAAAATAATATGGGGACTGTCAGAAAAAGGGATATTTACAGTAAAGAGTGCCTATCATGCAGACTTGGGGATCAAGAACCAAAATATGGGAGAAACTTCCAGTGGAGATCAAAGTAAAGGGCTGTGGGGGAGGCTATGGAGATTAACAAGCTTAGGCAAGGTGAAACTATTCCTATGGAAGGCTCTCAATGGAATACTTCCCACGAGGAGTATCCTCTTCAAGAGAAGGGTCATTGATAACTCAACATGTCCTATGTGCAGCAGAGAGGAAGAAACTGACATACATGTGCTTTGGGATTGCCCTGCAGCAGTAGATGTTTGGGGCGAGGACTGCAGTCCAGTTAGAAAATGGGGAAGGAACTTTGGTGACTTCACAACATTGTGGTCTGAGCTCCAGTCTAAGTTAGAGGAAGGAAAACTCCACATAGTAGCTGAGGTGCTTTATGGCTTGTGGAGGAGAAGGAATGCTATGGTTTTCGAAGGAAAATTCAAGGGGCCATGCGTATTGATCCAGCAGGCAGTGAGAGATGCAGAGGCAGTCACATTGGCTCATGAAAAACCAAGAGAGAATCGAACAAGGCCAGTAGAGACAGTGAGAACCGTGTGGAAACCTCCAAGCCAAGACTATCTGAAGGTGAATGTGGATGCAGCAGTGGATTCAAAAAGAGGAAAGGTGGGAATTGGTATTGTAGTGAGGGACTTCAGAGGAGAGGTGCATGTGATAGTTGCTGCCCCTAGACAATTAACAAGGAATGCTAGTGTAGCAGAGAGTCTAGCCATGCTTAGAGCAATTCTCCTGTGTAGTGAACTAGGACTCACTCGGGTGCAGTTGGAGGGTGATGCAAAAGTGGTAGTGGAAGCAATCAACTTCAGATCTTTTAACACATCTTGGGATGGATAG